The segment GTACTTCTAACCAAAATGTGTAAAAAATTCTACAATAAGAGATATACAACCCAATAAAAATTCTGCAGAAGTTCTGAAAAGTTCATTTCACAAGACTTTCAAGTGTCCAAAAAAGGTACTTAAAATCATTAATTAAAAGAACTCAAATTAATTCACAGTGACTTACTATTATACTCTCACtagaatgataattttttaaaactgacaaTATCAAGTAttgggaaagatgaaaaaaaatggaaatcctATATACTGTTGCTGGTAATGTAAAATTGGTACAATCAGTCTCAAATTCTGTTTGACAGCATTTACTACAGATAATCTTTGTaccctgtgacccagcaattcaacAGAAAAGTAAGTCTTTTTACATCAAAAGAGCATGAAGAATACTGCATTATTCTTAATACCCACAAAGTGAAAAACCCAAATAATGTAAATGTCACCAACAGTTCAATTAGTAAAGAAATTGTGGGATATTTTCTAAAATGGAATAATTatatagcaataaaaaagaatgaccaggggacttctctagtggccTAGTGGCCAAGACTCCGTGCTCTCAATACAGGGGttcctgatttgattcctggtcagggaactaagatctcacatgccataactaaaagattcagcacaaccaaataaaataagtacatacattgttgctgttcagtggctaagaaagaccactgctgctgctgctgctgctgctaagtcgcttcagtcatgtccgactctgtgcaaccccatagatggcagcccaccagactcccccatccctgggattctccaggcaagaacactggagtgggctgccatttccttctccagtgcatgaaagtgaaaagtgaaagtgaagttgctcagtcgtgtccgaccctcagtgaccccatggactgcagccttccaggctcctccatccatgggattttccaggcaagagtactggagtgggatgtcattgccttctccaagaaagacCTCAGCATGCACCAAAATGGATGAACCTCATAGAGAAATCAATCCgcaaaagaagacagacagaacaGAGttcatacatttttcatttatataaagctcaaaaataagtaaaaccagTGTTATGATAACAGAAACCAGAATAGTGTTACCTTGAAGGAAATGACTaggaggatgggggagggagacTTCTCAGGTACTGGTAATAGTCTACACCTTGATTTGTGTGGTACTTACCAGAGTATGCTCATCTCTATAAAAGGATCTTTAGATTTGTGCACTATATACAcgtatttatctatctatattaatatatagatacatattttctctttactaaaaaaaagaaagggaagagggaggaagagaagaaatggagacaaggaagagaaagagaagaaaaagaaggaaggctGAGGACGCTTGTGACTGAGCAAGAAAACTTgtaatttaatgaaaaatgtaGTATTTTATGAACATTTTCTTGGCTGTGCAAAATGtattggaaaatataaatattagaagaGAACCAACTAGAAGACTACTGCAATAATCCTACCATCTAAAACCTGGTAAATATTAAGACCCATGTGTATAATGCACAAGCTATGGtaaggaggaggtggaggaggggggcACAAAGACAATCTAAAGAATTTGACAGGTTTTACTAATTGGATCTGGGCTAGAGAGAAAGCTTAAAAGAACGAAAAGTCAAAGTTTACTGTGAAGTTTCAAGTTGGGTGAAAGATgattctagaaagatggtattaatGACAAAAGTACTAATGACTCAAGTCTGGCTGAAACTAAGGTAAGAGGCTCATGTCCATGAGGGCAGGTTAAGAGATTATGATGAATTCACTTGACCCATTAGTAAGGCCTGCCAACTGTTAGATGATATTGATATCAGCTGACTCTATAGCTGTGATTACTTGAGGGATCAAGGACTGAAATTGCTCCAGTTAAGACCACAGGTAAAACTTATTATTCAGATTTGCTTATCCCAGATCATGTTAGGTTTTTACACTCCAGGAAAGCCTGCCAATATCAATCACACTTCTACTCACTCTGGCTTGACGCTGTTTCACTTCAGCCCTCAGCTTATCTCGTAGACGTTTCAGTTCATGAATCCTGGCTTCAAGAGCTTGTGCATTCTGTGGCTCTTCCAATTTTTTACGGGATTTGCTCACTtgagtctctagtctttccaagtGAGCTAAAACACCTGCGGGAAGTAAAAAGGAACTTTCAAACAAAGCTAAGGATTTCTAAGTCCAGGAACAGGAAGCACTTCAGGGAAGAACAGATGGTGACCCTTTCCCCAGAACTTTGTGGTCAGTTAAATTGTAGATAACAATTGCCAACAATTTATAAAACTAGAGGAGCTGACAACAAGAAGTCAATGGTCAGCAACCACTTAGGCAGAACCTACAAGTTCTGACCTACAAGTGGTTACTTACTAGGCCATTGTTCAAAAAGGGAATCATCTAAATATAGCTACTCTTAGTTATCTGTGATAATAGTGACCCAGAGGAAAAACAGGGTcagaaaaaggttttttttaattgggttttacACAAGTTTTCCCAAAGTGGTACTGTGTAACTGTTGGATTTAGACATCCATAAAGACTTGAGTATTCTGAAGCCCTGAAAAGTATCAGGAGCATACAACTATAAAGGCACACACTAAAAGGAACTGTCCACCAAAACTACTGGGCATTAGACAGGGAAACAAGCTCACCAACGGACAGAAACTGGCAATCTCAGTTTCCAAGAGACTAAAGACCAATATAGTTGAGGTCCTAGTTTTAAAATGCTAATCAACTCTAGCAATGAAGCATCTGCGAACACTTCCTACATATTAAGACACTTACACCAGATCCTTTACTTGCAAAGCATGTAAAGAATTAAAGCGTTTTTATCTCCTATACATTATGCATCTGCTAAATGCTTCAATGAAAAGCATCAAAACAATTACCTAAGTTCCacaaccaccacaatattattttcctccattttttcagATGAAGCAATCAAGGCAGAGAAAGgtaaaataacttgctcaaggtaaCAATATTTATAATGACACAGCcagactcaaacccaggtctcaccaACACTGGTCACTGCTTGGCAAGGCCCCTTCCACAGGAGTAATGCGGGAAATGGCCTCCCAAAAGTTCTGAGAAGAAAAGAAGGCTCACTGGCTAGAACTGCAGCTCTGAATACGAACATTTAGCACACTattgtggagaaggcactggcgacccactccaatactctttgtctggaaaatcccacggacggaggagcctggtaggctgcagtccacgggatcgctaagagtcggatacgactgagcgacttcactttcacttttcactttcatgcattggagaaggaaatggcaacccactccagtattcttgcctggagaatcccagggacggaggagcctggtgggctgccgtctatggggtcgcacacagtcgggcacgactgatgagacttagcagcagcagcatactattgCATGCAGCCTACTGGTCGAAAAAGGGAAAAGAGCttagaaataaaagtcatttttccTGCTCCAATGATCTCAGCTGCCTTTAAGTCTTCCATGTTAGTTTAGTTCACCATCCTACTCCCAAACTTCAGGTTAGAGGGGAAACGGGCTTTCAGCCTGAGAATTATTTTGAGGAGCAGCAGTTAAATGTGAACCTTTGAATACCTCCGCGAGACTCGCCGTCTTGTCTTAAAGTATTTGCCAGCTCCATCTCCTCCTCAGATTTTCAAAGGCCTTCCTAGAAAAGTTGTCCATGCACCAGTAATTGCGTTATCCTTGCGGGCAAAAGAAAATGCCAAGAATGTATTCACACTCACGACAAACCCACAGGGCCGGCCCACACAACGCAGACACGCACCCATGAGCCCCGACACCGCAAGCGTATTCGCTAGGACGCCCCTTCACTGACTCGCCCGGCCCATCCCCAGGTGCGAGTCGGCCTCTACCTCCCGGTCCCTGCGCGCTGCCGCGGCACCACGCCTCTGGATCCCCTCTCTGGGTGTCCTCGCACACGGAAGGGGCTGTTAAGAGGCCTGTCAGCCTTCCACCCTGGTCAGAGCCCCGTCCGCCACTGGGTCTGGCTTTCCCTTTatcacttctcctcttgctcacTCTAGCCAGGGTCAAGAATTCCCGCCATTCTCGGCTTCAAAATCAAGCCAAGCGGTCCCAGCGTGCTTTGCGCTCCCACCGTACAAAAACATGGCAGCGCCCAGGGCCCCTCCCTGATCCCGGCATGCACCGCGGGGTAGGCCCGGCCTTTCAGTTGAGCAGGAAGATGGCGGCCTCTGGCGGAGAGCCGCAGATCCTGGTACAGTACTTGGTGTTACGAAAGGATCTAACACAGCCTCCATTTTCCTGGCCAGCAGGCGCAGTGGTTGCACAGGCCTGTCACGCAGCCACCGCGGCCTTGCACCTTCACCGCGACCACCCGCACACAGCAGCTTACCTCCGGGAGCTAGAGCGCATGCGCAAGGTGGTCCTCGAGGTGAGGCACTAGGAAGAGGGGTGGGACCTTGAGGACGTTGGACCGGAAGTGGGTGTAGTTTTGAGTCCGGGCGCCTAACATCATGGAGTGggtgtggcgtgtgtgtgtgtgtgtgtgtgtgtgtgtgtgtgtgtgtgtgtgtgtgtgtgtgtgtgtgtgtgtgtgcgcatcaTGGAGTGggtgtggcgtgtgtgtgtgtgtgtgtgtgtgtgtgtgcatcatgGAGTGggtgtggcgtgtgtgtgtgtgtgcgcgcgcgcctaACATCATGGAGTGGGTGTGgcatttgtgtgtgggggggcgccTAACATACAGTGGGTGTggcgcgtgtgtgcgtgtgtgtgtggaaaCGGTTCTGGGGCTTGAGCTACTGCCCAGCGAGCCTTACCTAAATAGGGCGGGGCCTGACGGTGTGAGGAGTGGACACCCGGCTGGTTATAAATGCTTTCTGCGCCGCTTCGGTCTCACCTGTGTCCCTCTTAAATAGATGCTTGTGAGGGCGAAGGGCTTTCTACCCGCCTTTCTACCTGAGTGCTTTGCTGGCCTTTTAATGGCTGTGCCGAAAAGTACAGTCCTTATCCCTCTCCAGAAAACCGATCCAGAAGGGTAGGGACTCAGGGTTCCTTATTGCAAGTGAAATCAAACTGAAGCATTTACCTGGGTCTGACcccaaaatttgaaaataaatgtgaacCCTAGTGTGATTTGAACCTAGCATCAGAGGTAAGGTTCTTTTTACAGATGGCCAAACAGATCTTACCCTTACCTTCTGTCAGTTCTAGAAGGTAGAACTCTAGAAACGTATCTTAAGAAAATAACAAGATGCACCCAAAGAGCATTGCACAAAGATACTCATAGGGGcgttttataatagtaaaaaatgtGGAAATCATTAAATTTCCAATACGATGAGTTGGCTAAACTTCGGCCCTGATAATGGATTATTATGAAACTGGCCTaagtgacatgactgagcgactgaactgaactgagcctcctAAGTCGTGTTTTTGAAGTACATTTAGCTGGCGTGCAAGAGTGCTCATGACGTGGTGCTCACTGAACTATATTCTACATACAAAATGATCCAGattatgaaaggaaaaactaAGTAAATACATCCAAATACTAAATAgtggaattttgttttttaggtaatgcttctctctctctgtttttacttttctacattaagcacatattttataatgaaaaaatgatTGCTTTCATTTTAAAGCAGCTTTCTTCTCATTATAAAATTTATCTTAATAACTGAGGTGGAGGGTTGGGGGTAATTCCTTCTCGGCTAGCTGGCAAAAGCattatttttcaagagaaaactTGCTGTTGAGTGTTGAAACATCAAATAGTAACCTGCAGGGAGAAGTCCTGAGAATCTGTAAGGCAGAAAAGAAACAGATAGTCTTtcctttggattctttttatagGACTTTTATAGGAAGACTTCAAGAAATCATGTGGTTTGGACATCTCCCTCTCTCTTGCTTTTAGCAGATAAAATATTTACCCCTTTTCTCAGATGAGACATCTGAAGCCCAGAGATTAGGTGACTCCTCTGAGTTTAAAAGACATGTCATGAGTCTGTTGTTAGCTGTGACTCAAGAAAGGGACTTAGGAGTCACCACTGATTAAATAAAGGTGCTCCTGTAGCCACAAAGACCAATAAGATATAAGACAATGCCACGATTAACTCCATTTACtgtttactgtgtgccagacacagaTCTGAGCCTAATTTCACTGAATCTCATTACTACTAGGAAGCattatcatcccattttacaggggGGAAACAAAGATTTAGCTAAGCCACACAACTTACCAGAGATCACACAATGAGTAAGGGGTgcaaagttaaagtgttagttgctcagttgtgtccaactctttgtgaccccatggactgtagcccaccaggttcctctgtccatggaattctctgggcaagaatactggagtgggcagccattcccttctccaggagatcttctcaacccagggatcaaacccaggtctcctgcattgcaggtaggttctttaccatctgagccaccagagaagcccagaaagtGGTACAGCAAGGGTTTGAACTCACTCTAACTTTACTATGCTGCTCCTGGTgctgaaaaaggaaggaagggaagtcaATGCAAGTCCTTCAGCATGCCCAAAGGACTCAATAGATTAAGAGTAGCAATCCCAGCATCCTCTACTTTGATAAGACAAACCTCTGGTTATCTTAGTGGCTTCTGCTTTTCTAggcaatatatatgtgtgtatatatatatatatatatacacacacacacaccttatgcAACATAACACACTAATGGTCTTTATTTTCTGAGTGATGGCTTTACTATTTCCTGTAATGAGATTCACATGGGTGATAAAGATGATGAGAAACGATTTCTGAAAGACACGAGAGAATCATTTGCCCACCATTGAGTTAACAAGGCGGAACTATCCCAGCAGTAAGAAAATCCTTCTTGGTTTGTGTGGACTGGGGTGGAAGTAGGAGGGAGGTGGAAGTGATGTGATTTTAGAAAGCCTTCCAGTAGTCAACTCTTAAGGTCAGAGCTGGCTGTGGGATTAGTGATGGCTGTTTAGTCACCAGAACTAGAAAATGCATAGAGCATAATTACTGATAGAGCCCCTCAGCATCTCAGGAGGGGAGAGATAAAGCTCCATTTTATACATAGGAATATTAAACCttaccccactcccaccccttcAGAGAGTGAATGGCAAATGGAGCGATGAAGCTGTTGCTTCTGGAGACATTCTCTACAGCGCCTTCTTTGGTAGAGCTGTTACTCCACTTTCAGTTAAGAGGAGTCCcccttcatacttttttttttttgcttttgctttttgttaCTTCCTAAGTGGGCTTTTCAGCCTGTGTTCTGCTCCTTTCAGGCCCCGGATGAGACCACCTTAAAGTTGCTGGCAGAGACGCTGCAACAGAAGAACATTGACCACAAGCTGTGGATGGAGCAGCCAGAGAATATACCCACTTGCATTGCGCTCCGTCCCTACCCCAAGGAAGAAGTGAGCCAGTATTTGAAGAAGTTCCGATTGTTCAAATGACTGACGTTATCCATTGCTTTGTTATGTTTGCGTATCAGCTGAATCCAGAAACTACATGCCGTCCATCCCTAAGCACCGCGTACTCCTTTCAATGACAATTCCCTCTTCCTTTTAAATTctggtagtttttattttttcttggccatgccaaatggcttgtgggatcttagttctccaaccagggattgaacccacactcttggcagtgcagaatcctaaccactggactgccagagaatccCCAAATTATGACAGTTTGTTGAAGGTCAAACACATGTTCATATTAAAGTTGTCATTAATAAGTATTTCCTCTTACTTTTAATTAATAAGTTCAGATGGGGAAGGTCAGTGAGTAGTAGTATCATCTCTGGGTCATTGCTCAAACAGAAGATTTGGTTAGACTTCTATATAGGGTCAAGGAAATGCCCTTACTTTTTTTGTTAGAATTAATATAGTTCTTTCAATCACCCAGGTTTAAAACTCAGCCTTTAAAGTCCTTATCTCTTACTCATTTTCAGGTCTTATAATCGTTGAATCTAGGACACCATCAGATTTAAGATACACAGTAATTTTTACCTGTTGTTAAGAAAGGAGAAATGCTGCCACTTGAGACATACAATTAACTGAAAGATGTATTCCAGtttcaaagatataaaatttGTTTAGTAAAATATGTCAATACCACATCTATTTTCTTATAGCTTCCAGTGCCACTACCCTGAATCGGGCTCTCATTTTCCTCGTGGGTGTCCCACTGGTCTGCCCACCTAGTGTGTCCTGGTCACAAGCCAGCAGATGACCTGCCACCAGGCTTATGCAGGATCACTGAGCACGCTTGTCAGTACAGGGTCCTACTTGCCCATGGAAGAAAGTCAGGCTTCCTTAGATCAGCCCTCAGGCCCTCCGTGTTTATATTTCCTAACTTTTTAGGTGACTCTTCAATTCCCTTATTCAAACTTGATGCATCAGTAAAGACACTCCAGTTGCTGCCCTCCAGTCTCTGGCCTGGGAGTCGAATGTTAGGACTCTCCTCCTCCCTTGCCTGCCTCTGGACGTAAGCTGTTTCTGGCTCCAGTGCTGCCACCTTCACAGAGCCTAACCCAGCCACAAATGATAGCACCCATCTCTGAATGTTTATATAATATAGACAGTGCTTAAAAATAGGCAGGGTCAGGGGCATAATAGAGGACTGGCCTtgaacagggagagagagagaaaacttaaTTTTGAGACTAGAGGAGAGGGAGTGGGGAaaagtatgaatatatataagtTCATAGTGGAAGAAATACCTGTTGACTTAATTTTCTTCTATGAAGTGGGAAGCATATAGTCTTCCAGAACAGTGAATAAACTTTCTGAGCACCTTATTACATGGCATAACATAGTGGTTAAAGCTCAGACTCTAGTGTCAAACAGCCTGAGTCCAAATCCTGGCTTTCGTACATTTCAGCtgggtgaacttgggcaaatcactCAACTTCCCTGAGCCTAGgcccttcatctgtaaaacagggatttACAGGAGTGCCATGTGGATTAAATGTGTCAGTGTGTACAAATCCTGTGGAACAATGCCAGGGCACTCAGTGCCAGAACCTGAGTGTAAAAATGTAAGACACAGCCCTTAAGAAGCTTTGAGTCACGTAAGCCAGTTGTCTAACTCCTTTTCTGtgaagtgatgccatccactccCTGCTACTTCCATTTAAGACAATTAGGTAAATGTTTCCAAAtgatactgaattttaaaaaaaatctatatatttttaaaattcaaattctgcAGTAAGACAGTGAGTGATACAGTCAGAGAGAGATGAGTGTCTATACAGCTGGGAGATAACAGCTCAGGCAAATGCCTAAAGCAGCTCCCAAGGGAAGAAAGGATAGGCACTCAAGTGAGAGTAAGACAGTAACGGGGAAGCAGCAGCTTTCCTTAGTAGAATCAGCTAAGCTTATTATCATCTGAACTCAATCAGAGTTTCTCAAAGTGTAGTCCCTAAATCAGCATCATTTGGGTACTGGTTAGAAATATAAATCCCGGGGCcctaccccagacctactgaactGGAAACTCTGGTATTATCTAGAAGCAGCCTGGTCCCAAGAGGCAGCCAATCTAAAATGTGTACGATGAATGTGTGTGATTTCAAGTCAATGATAGTGTATGATGTGCTTacaggaaggaggcaggagggagagcaAGAATTTGGCACTAATTACACTATGTGGCCTTGCACACCaagtttacaaataaagaaatttttctcCAATGGAGCAAGGTTGTGTTGCTAGACCTAGAATAGGCGGCAAGTCCTTGAAAAGGATCTATGCTTTGGTGAGTTTCTTACACGTGAAAAACATCTGATTATAAACAAAATGCTTCCATTGTGCTAATCAATTTGACAATTTTGTGATGCAGGCTGTCTTGTCTCAAGGTTACTGATTCAGAAAGGCTTagacttgcccaagatcaaagTCAGTGGCAGGACTGTGGTTGGAAACCAGGTCTTTCATCAGTCCAGTTTTCTCTTAACCTCTTATAGCTGGTTACTCATTTGTAGATACTAATTGAGAGTGGTTTGAGAAGGAGTCATGAGTAGTTTGAGTGCTAGGAAGCTGTATCTTCCATTTTAAATTGGTTAAATGACATTCCAGATTATAAATCAGCCTCCTGTGACTGTGAGCTGTGTGACTCTGTACCCTAGGGATCAATTATCAGTGGAGGAGCTGACAAAATTCAGCTTGTGAACGTGTACAGCTGAGAATCAGTGCCTAGGTCATTGCTTCCCACAGGGCCAGCAGAATGCAGAGGGCTCCCCCACGGGGGCATGGTACAGTCaccttttattgttgtttaatcaaCATATCTTCCCCACAGATTCTGAGATGCCACCCTAGGGGTGTGCGCTGCCTCCTGGTTGAGAACTGTGGCAACAG is part of the Bos indicus isolate NIAB-ARS_2022 breed Sahiwal x Tharparkar chromosome 11, NIAB-ARS_B.indTharparkar_mat_pri_1.0, whole genome shotgun sequence genome and harbors:
- the PTRHD1 gene encoding putative peptidyl-tRNA hydrolase PTRHD1, whose protein sequence is MHRGVGPAFQLSRKMAASGGEPQILVQYLVLRKDLTQPPFSWPAGAVVAQACHAATAALHLHRDHPHTAAYLRELERMRKVVLEAPDETTLKLLAETLQQKNIDHKLWMEQPENIPTCIALRPYPKEEVSQYLKKFRLFK